From the Syngnathus typhle isolate RoL2023-S1 ecotype Sweden linkage group LG22, RoL_Styp_1.0, whole genome shotgun sequence genome, the window AGCCCGACGGGTAGCCCACGCACAGGCGCTCGCGGACCATCCCCAGCCATTGGACCGTCCCCGGAGCCTGCACTTCCCACAGCCGCCTGTAGTGGGGTTTGCCTCGAGTGATCTCGAAGCACAGCACCTGCGGGCGTCACCGGCCGGCGAGTcagaggacgacgacgacgggaGGACAAGGAAGCGCGGCGCGACGAGGCCTCGCCGTTCCCCTGACCTGACGTTTGACGGCGGCCATCAAGCAGGTGGGCCCGCCGGGTCGCAGCAGCCCGGCGGTCAGGGCCTGGCATCCTTTGGTTTCCGTCAGCTTGATGTCAAAAGCCGCCTCGCTGCCATCCAGCAGTTCCCAAGGGTGAAGATGCACCGTGCGGTTCCGCCCGCACAGCAGCGCAAACATCTTCTCCTTGGGGATGAGCTCCATCTGGTAGACTTTCCTGCTGTCCGCCGCTCGCACGATCACTTCACGACAAAGCGGGCAAATGGGTTAGCCGGGGTCgcagctggaggcgctcgccgccgacGACTCACCGTCTCTGGTCACCTCCACCACAAACAGCCCGTCCTCGGTTCCCAGGGCGATCCGCTCCCGGTCTGCAAAGGCAAAACAGCTTTTAAAGCACGACGCTTCTTCAAGGGTGCcgttaaagcaaaaaaaaaaaacggaccaAGCACAGCTCCGGAGAGCGTGGCCTTGATGATGGGCAGCGAGGCGTCGTAGGCCTCGTGCAGGATGTGGACCTGCTGGTTCTTTAGGGAGTTTTTAGCCacgatgctctgcagaccttccAGGATGCAGACCCACTTCCTCTTCTCCGCCTCGTTCTCAGCCAGAACCAACAGAGACACGTGGCACAGCAGCGAGCTCAGCTGCGACGACGTCACCTGAGCACACGGGCCACACACGCGTGCGTCACCTGCCGGCTCCACTTTGCTCACCAGGGGGCGCCGTCCTACCCGGAAGATGCACGGAATGTCCTTTCTGGAAGCGTGGATGACATCGGAGGCCAGCACAGAGCTGACGGAGAACTCCTCGTCCCTACGCGGGCGGACACGTTTGCACGTCACGGATGATGAAAGGGGCGACTGTGCGGCTTTACCTGAGATCCAACACCAGACTGGCCACCACGCCGGGCTGCGTGGTCTTGCCCTCTGGGACGTCGTAAAGAAAAAGCTTGCAGTCCGAGACCACGGCGAAGGCTCGCTGCCAGCCTTTCTTCACGCCGCTGGGTTTGGGAATCTGACGGGGCAAGAAATGGACTCAAAAATGCCGCCTTTTTTCCCCGATTGCAGATTTTGCGCGTACCCTGACGTATCCTTTATAGGCGGTGCCGATGCCCCTTTGGACGTCGATGCCCTGCGGTCTCTTGGCCTGCTCGGCCGGAATGGGGCACACGAGGGGGGCGTGGTCTTTGCAGGCCACGTGACAGATGAAGGAGCAAACTGTGGAAGCGGCAACGTCGTCACGCTGAGCGCACGGCGAGGGGGCGTGCGAGCGAGCGGGCTCACCTTCGCAGGCGTATCCCTGTCGCATGAGGCCCACCATGAGGGAAGTGCAGTGGGTGCACTGGGTGGGACTGGAGAAGGTCTTGATGCTGAGCTGGTGGGCTTTGGGCTGCAAAGGCATCACACCAATGACGCACGAGACGAGGCCTTGCCGAGCCTTTCGTCAGCGACGTACCTTTAGCACGCTCAATGATGAACTTTGGTAGCTGGGCGAGGGGCTCATTGAGACGGACGACAGCTTCAGATcctgaagacacacacacacacgagaggtGTGGAGATGCCTTCTCGGCGTTCTTCATCGCGGTCGTCGCAAAGACTCACCTCGTTCTCCGAGGCAGCCGCGGACAGCGTGCTTTGGGATCTCAGGGGGGTGGCGTCGAGGGGCGTGGTCTGCACACACGCGGTGCATTTTCAACGTTTGACTGTCTCTGACCACGGAAAAACAAACGGACTCACCCTGAAGGTCAGGTCGGGCGCCAGTGGAGACGTGTTGAAGTACTCAAAGATGGAGTCCTGGAAGTCCGGAAGGTTCAGCGCTGCAGGCAAAGTCAAAAGGTCAAAGTCGGCTACAGCGCTAGCAAGGGGTGGAGCTCACCTTTGTCCGAACGTGATCTGCCGTCCTCCATTTCCTTCTTCAGATTCTCAATCTGGGAGGCCATCTCGGTGCCGCGTTCCTCGGAATCCTTCAGCTTGCTGCACGTGCGAGGAGACCGACGGGACAAAGACAACGAGCGAGCGTTAGCTGTTGCAGCGTGACTCCCAGCCAGTGCCCAGAATAAAGAGGCGTGACCTCTCCAGCGCCATGTTGGCGGCTTTAATCTTCCGCAGTTCTTGGTGGACCATCTGCTTGGCTCGGATCTCGGCGTCCAGAGCCGACTGGAGCTCCAGACGGGCCGACATGTCCAGCTTCTGACTGCGACGCACCTTCCACAAGGGGTCCTGTTGACAGCGTTTCAAACACCGTTAGATGAGCGCGAGCCTTGTTGGACCTCCACATCGGTCAGTACAGAAGAGTGAAAAGTCCTAGACACACTAGAGTTCTGCTGCCCAGGTTGGAGCTTCGGAGTGTCTCCAACTCATCCGTCATCTTGGTGGCCAAGGCTTGGAGGTAACCACGGGCATCCTTCTCGTCGCTCACCCTGAACACAAAGGCGGTGAGAGAGCGGTTGCTGTCGCCGGGCCGGCGCCGAGCACTCACCACTGAATGATCTCGGCAATCTGAGCTTCCCAGTGAGCCACGCTCTCCTTCTTGGACGAGGCGTCCTGGAGGTCGTCTTCCAGCTGGCGGTTCTGAGCCGTCAGCTCATCCACAAACGAGCACAACTAGGCGGAGGAGCGGGCGCAGGAACGCAGTTACAAACACGCAGGAACAAAGCGCGGTGATTTCGGCCGGTCACCCACCTTGTCATTTTCTGTCAgcagttttttgttttcttccattAGAAGGTTCTTTTCCCGCTCCTGTTTGTCCTTCAGGACACTGATAGCTTCGTCCATCTCCGCTTGTCTGCGCAGGAAGAATAAATGCATGAGCATCGGCGGGCCCATCTCCTGCGGGACCAAGACTCACCTGTCCCTCTTGTCCTTATCCAGCTTGTCCATGAGCTCCTTAATCTCCTTGTTGGCGGCCAACTGCAAGGACTCGGAGTCGTGCAGCTCCTTGCGCCACTTCTTCACCTCGGACGAGTGCGCAGAGTCCCTCCTCAGCATCTCCTCCTCGTAGAACAGAACCTTCTTGTCCAGCTCCGCCTTCAGGCGAGACAGCTCCTGCTGGGACTCCGCCCCCCCTGCTGAAGCTCCTCGACCCTGTTGAGACTGAAAGCGGGACCGCCGATTCAGAATCCGGTCGCGCCGTGACTTTTGCGACGCCAAGGTAGTGACGAGTGATTTGAATTCCGCCAGCTCTACTGGTAACCTCGCGACCTCTGACCTTGTAGCACTGGAGCTCAGCCTCCAGCTGTTTGGCATAGACTTCGCTGtgctctttcagcttcttctcctTGGATGCTTCTGCCGTCACTTCGTCCAGCTGAGCCTCCAGCTGAGAAGAAGAACAGGCGGGGTTAATTTGGCCCGCCGCCGGCCCGCCATCTCGTGAGCTCCGTCCCTCCTCACCTCCTTGCGGTTCTTGTCAGTCTTGCGAATGTCCTGCCGCATGACGTCCATCTTCTGAAGGAGGCTGTCCGTCTCTTCCTCCTTTTCCCGAAGGTGGCGAGCCAGCCGTTGCTTGGAGGAGCTCAGCTCGGCCGTCCTCTCTGACAGCTCAGAGAACTCCTGCATGGCCGAGCGTCTCTGGGAATGGGCCTCCTTCAGTTCCTTGGATTGCGTTCTCAGGCGCTCCAGGGCCTCCACCATTTGCTGCTCACACCATCTAACTGTTAGCGACTCCTGCGCAGCGCACACGAATGTGGATTGGAGTACGCTCACCTTGTGGACGTCTTCCTTCTCTTGCCGCAGGGTCTTCACTTGCCTTTCCAGGTGCTTCAACCTGGAGGCGGAGCTGTCGTAGTCCTGCTGCAGGGTGACCGCCTCTTCCAGCTGGTGCTCCAACCTATCCGAGTCTAGCAGAGCAGGGGGGGGGAGGTCACGCCGCGATGAGGTCATCCGGCAAAGACGAGTCTCACCTGCCAGCTTTTTCTTCAGACGCTCGATCTCCTCGTTCAGCTTCTTGATCTCTTTGTCTTGACTCGGGGTTCCTCCTAGAGGCGGAGCCTGCAAGGCCTGTGTTGACTCTACAGAAGCGAGCCCAAAATGCAGTAAGGTTCCCGATCACAAGCAACAAAGTCTTCCATCTATGTCCATCACGCGGGCTCACCTTGCAGTCTACGGTTGAGTTCCTGCTTCTCCTGCTCCAGACTGCGAATCCTCTTCTCGAAGGCCTCCAGCTGGCAGCCGGCCTCCTGCCTGGCGCCGCCGCGCGCGGTGTCCGAGAAGCTGCTGTCGGTGGTGTAGGTGAAGCCCACGAAGGGGAGGTGCTGCCCGGTGAAGCCGCTGTGAGACATCGGCGGGTTGATGTCCTGCGGAACAAGCTCGTTAAGCGCCTTGGCTTTGGCCACTTTCTTGCTGGAGGAGGCCAGGCGTCCCTCACCGGATTCTTGAGGACGTCATCGTCCACGTCAAAGTTGGACGTGTCGGTGGGCGAGGACACTTCGGGGATGTAGGGCGCCTCGGCCGAGCGGATGTTGTCCCAGTCGATGGCGCTGAAGAAGGGGTGGGTCTTGAAGTCGGAGATGCCGTTGGCGCCAAGCCGGCGCTCCCGCGAGCACAGCAGCCGTTGGATCAGATCCTTGGCCGCGTCCGACACGTCGCTCACGTGGGACGGAAACTGGAACCGCTCCTGCAGCCCGGAAAACCTCCTTGATGGCACTTTGTTGAACTCAAGTGAACCCGCCTGACATTTAAGTTTTAGACAAGACCTAATTGTGAACAAAAGAACCTCGCAGCGGCACTTTGCGGCCACTCCCGGCTGACATTTTGTGTCAGACTAAAAAAAGCAGAACCTGAAGTTTGACTTGGAACAAACCCAAACGGCAagtgaaggagaagaaaaatggAGGACAGACGGATGCGGCAGCCGCTGAGGGACGGCGCTTCACATTTAGAAAAGAGGACGCAAGCAAGAAATTAGGACGCAGCGGAGGACGCGACCCGACACGTGTAATCCAATTACTTTTTGGGCTGCCACATCATGGGATGAGGTCAGCCACTTCATTGCTCCAGAACATCTCCATAAATCTTTTCATTTAGCGAGAAGCGTCTCTGACCTCGTGGTTCATGATCTTGCCGTAAGTTTCCACCAGCGACTCGGCGTAGAAGGGCGTCTCGCCGTACAGCATCTCGTACACGCACACGCCCAGAGACCACCAGTCGCACTCGGGCCCGTAGCGGCCCATCCCGTCCTCCATGGCCTGCAGGATCTCAGGGGAAATATAGTCCGGGGTGCCCACCGCCACCGACGACTGCACCTGCTCGACACACCGCGCGTGTTCTCACGCCTCGTTCAACGTTGCGCgtgtgcgggcgggcgggcgtcttACCGTGCCGTCCTCCAACATGCGCAGACACGATCCAAAGTCGGCCAGACGAATGTGGCCGTTGACGTCCAGCAGCACGTTGTCAGGTTTAATGTCTCTGAAAgaattagaagaaaaaaaaaaaaacacgaaagGCTCAATCTGAATCTCACGGAGCCTTTTGAAGATAAATCTCAGCCTACCTGTGGATGTAACGCTGCTGGTGGACCGAG encodes:
- the cdc42bpb gene encoding serine/threonine-protein kinase MRCK beta isoform X1; protein product: MSAAKDAQAAPVRLKRLEEMLVERTAPGCLSVETLLDLLVCVTSECSNCSLKREKHVTDFLDWVKPFTSSVKDLRLHRDDFEMLKVIGRGAFGEVAVVKMKQTERVYAMKILNKWEMLKRAETACFREERDVLVRGDSQWITTLHFAFQDDNYLYLVMDYYVGGDLLTLLSKFEDRLPEDMAKFYVAEMVLAVYSVHQQRYIHRDIKPDNVLLDVNGHIRLADFGSCLRMLEDGTVQSSVAVGTPDYISPEILQAMEDGMGRYGPECDWWSLGVCVYEMLYGETPFYAESLVETYGKIMNHEERFQFPSHVSDVSDAAKDLIQRLLCSRERRLGANGISDFKTHPFFSAIDWDNIRSAEAPYIPEVSSPTDTSNFDVDDDVLKNPDINPPMSHSGFTGQHLPFVGFTYTTDSSFSDTARGGARQEAGCQLEAFEKRIRSLEQEKQELNRRLQESTQALQAPPLGGTPSQDKEIKKLNEEIERLKKKLADSDRLEHQLEEAVTLQQDYDSSASRLKHLERQVKTLRQEKEDVHKQMVEALERLRTQSKELKEAHSQRRSAMQEFSELSERTAELSSSKQRLARHLREKEEETDSLLQKMDVMRQDIRKTDKNRKELEAQLDEVTAEASKEKKLKEHSEVYAKQLEAELQCYKSQQGRGASAGGAESQQELSRLKAELDKKVLFYEEEMLRRDSAHSSEVKKWRKELHDSESLQLAANKEIKELMDKLDKDKRDRQAEMDEAISVLKDKQEREKNLLMEENKKLLTENDKLCSFVDELTAQNRQLEDDLQDASSKKESVAHWEAQIAEIIQWVSDEKDARGYLQALATKMTDELETLRSSNLGSRTLDPLWKVRRSQKLDMSARLELQSALDAEIRAKQMVHQELRKIKAANMALESKLKDSEERGTEMASQIENLKKEMEDGRSRSDKALNLPDFQDSIFEYFNTSPLAPDLTFRTTPLDATPLRSQSTLSAAASENEDLKLSSVSMSPSPSYQSSSLSVLKPKAHQLSIKTFSSPTQCTHCTSLMVGLMRQGYACEVCSFICHVACKDHAPLVCPIPAEQAKRPQGIDVQRGIGTAYKGYVRIPKPSGVKKGWQRAFAVVSDCKLFLYDVPEGKTTQPGVVASLVLDLRDEEFSVSSVLASDVIHASRKDIPCIFRVTSSQLSSLLCHVSLLVLAENEAEKRKWVCILEGLQSIVAKNSLKNQQVHILHEAYDASLPIIKATLSGAVLDRERIALGTEDGLFVVEVTRDVIVRAADSRKVYQMELIPKEKMFALLCGRNRTVHLHPWELLDGSEAAFDIKLTETKGCQALTAGLLRPGGPTCLMAAVKRQVLCFEITRGKPHYRRLWEVQAPGTVQWLGMVRERLCVGYPSGFALLALQGESSPISLVSPADPSLAFLAQQPLDALHALEVGSAEVLLCFSQLGVFVDGQGYRSRTQELMWPATPLACSSNSSHLTVYSEYGVDVFDIHTAEWVQTISLRKIRPLNVEGTLNLLTSEAPRLIYFSNASSEGDLTIPEMSEHSRKLMVRTRSKRKFLFKVPEEERLQQRREMRRDPELRSKMISNPTNFNHVAHMGPGDGKQVLMDLPLVGDVPPPSPSPSPSSSTSRHTLISSPSNFEHVYHMTSSSAGVFLLKDSASCSSQQSLLQPSSSSSSSPSISSLGRSVVSSSQEDAVKDKPRPLSSISRHQRSKTHMTRTASDFGGGPSSSSAQEPEPDSEREVTPTVESCIDLSSDTSAD
- the cdc42bpb gene encoding serine/threonine-protein kinase MRCK beta isoform X2 → MSAAKDAQAAPVRLKRLEEMLVERTAPGCLSVETLLDLLVCVTSECSNCSLKREKHVTDFLDWVKPFTSSVKDLRLHRDDFEMLKVIGRGAFGEVAVVKMKQTERVYAMKILNKWEMLKRAETACFREERDVLVRGDSQWITTLHFAFQDDNYLYLVMDYYVGGDLLTLLSKFEDRLPEDMAKFYVAEMVLAVYSVHQQRYIHRDIKPDNVLLDVNGHIRLADFGSCLRMLEDGTVQSSVAVGTPDYISPEILQAMEDGMGRYGPECDWWSLGVCVYEMLYGETPFYAESLVETYGKIMNHEERFQFPSHVSDVSDAAKDLIQRLLCSRERRLGANGISDFKTHPFFSAIDWDNIRSAEAPYIPEVSSPTDTSNFDVDDDVLKNPDINPPMSHSGFTGQHLPFVGFTYTTDSSFSDTARGGARQEAGCQLEAFEKRIRSLEQEKQELNRRLQESTQALQAPPLGGTPSQDKEIKKLNEEIERLKKKLADSDRLEHQLEEAVTLQQDYDSSASRLKHLERQVKTLRQEKEDVHKQMVEALERLRTQSKELKEAHSQRRSAMQEFSELSERTAELSSSKQRLARHLREKEEETDSLLQKMDVMRQDIRKTDKNRKELEAQLDEVTAEASKEKKLKEHSEVYAKQLEAELQCYKSQQGRGASAGGAESQQELSRLKAELDKKVLFYEEEMLRRDSAHSSEVKKWRKELHDSESLQLAANKEIKELMDKLDKDKRDRQAEMDEAISVLKDKQEREKNLLMEENKKLLTENDKLCSFVDELTAQNRQLEDDLQDASSKKESVAHWEAQIAEIIQWVSDEKDARGYLQALATKMTDELETLRSSNLGSRTLDPLWKVRRSQKLDMSARLELQSALDAEIRAKQMVHQELRKIKAANMALESKLKDSEERGTEMASQIENLKKEMEDGRSRSDKALNLPDFQDSIFEYFNTSPLAPDLTFRTTPLDATPLRSQSTLSAAASENEDLKLSSVSMSPSPSYQSSSLSVLKPKAHQLSIKTFSSPTQCTHCTSLMVGLMRQGYACEVCSFICHVACKDHAPLVCPIPAEQAKRPQGIDVQRGIGTAYKGYVRIPKPSGVKKGWQRAFAVVSDCKLFLYDVPEGKTTQPGVVASLVLDLRDEEFSVSSVLASDVIHASRKDIPCIFRVTSSQLSSLLCHVSLLVLAENEAEKRKWVCILEGLQSIVAKNSLKNQQVHILHEAYDASLPIIKATLSGAVLDRERIALGTEDGLFVVEVTRDVIVRAADSRKVYQMELIPKEKMFALLCGRNRTVHLHPWELLDGSEAAFDIKLTETKGCQALTAGLLRPGGPTCLMAAVKRQVLCFEITRGKPHYRRLWEVQAPGTVQWLGMVRERLCVGYPSGFALLALQGESSPISLVSPADPSLAFLAQQPLDALHALEVGSAEVLLCFSQLGVFVDGQGYRSRTQELMWPATPLACSSNSSHLTVYSEYGVDVFDIHTAEWVQTISLRKIRPLNVEGTLNLLTSEAPRLIYFSNASSEGDLTIPEMSEHSRKLMVRTRSKRKFLFKVPEEERLQQRREMRRDPELRSKMISNPTNFNHVAHMGPGDGKQVLMDLPLSVVSSSQEDAVKDKPRPLSSISRHQRSKTHMTRTASDFGGGPSSSSAQEPEPDSEREVTPTVESCIDLSSDTSAD